From the genome of Desulforegula conservatrix Mb1Pa:
ATGTATCTATGTTCTTGTTAAAATCTACAAGGTTCCAAAAGGCATGGCAGCAGAAAGCCTTACGGATATTCTGCATTATAAGGGAATTGCAAACCATGACCAGAAAGAACTGATATCTGCGCTTAAACTCTTTGCAGAGCGCAATATAGATATTGTGGATTGCATTCTCTGCGTAAAAGCTTCTGAAACTGATGCATCTCTTTTTTCTTTTGACAAAGAACTGAACAAAGTGAGCTGTAAAGCCGACATTTCATGATGGAAAGAAAGGGTCAATATGTGGAATTATCGTATTGTACGAAAAAGATATGTCTATACAGATCCTGAGAGCAATAAGGAAAGAGTGGATTACACATATGCCATACATGAGGCATTCTGCGATAATAATGGTAAGGTTGGAGCAATCACCCAGGATCACGTCGCACCTTTGGG
Proteins encoded in this window:
- a CDS encoding PIN domain-containing protein, whose translation is MKKQIKSLPDTNVIIRYLVRDDEAQYALAKEFFDSVRNGKKKAVVLESVITECIYVLVKIYKVPKGMAAESLTDILHYKGIANHDQKELISALKLFAERNIDIVDCILCVKASETDASLFSFDKELNKVSCKADIS